From Saccharothrix espanaensis DSM 44229, the proteins below share one genomic window:
- a CDS encoding High-affinity nickel-transporter encodes MLLFAGLGLTLVPAAASAHPLGNFTVNHHHAITVHPDRVDLVSVIDLAEIPTLQERPAAQPAYASRECDAVRRGVELRVDGGAVALTARSAAVESPAGEAGLTTTRLTCSFTAPADLDRTAVLDVRDAYRGDRVGWHEMTAVGDGTALVDPPVPASSTSDTLRAYPDDLLSDPLDVRSVSLRVEPGTSTASGAVAGPGGTSLLGTATRAFTDIVGEQDLTPLVGMLAVLLALLLGASHAALPGHGKTVIAAYLAGREGTARDAVAVGATVTLTHTLGVLVIGLLISATSTLAGESLLRVLGILSGLLVATIGTVLLRSALRTGHPALVVQGHGHGHGHGHGHGHGHGHGRRVGRSGLVGMGIAGGLVPSPSALVVLLGAVALGRTWFGVLLVIAYGIGMAATLVAVGLLLVRLRDRLAAVERLRDRFTALPALTAALVLLVGLGLTLRAALG; translated from the coding sequence GTGCTGTTGTTCGCTGGCCTGGGGCTGACCTTGGTCCCGGCCGCGGCCTCCGCGCACCCGTTGGGCAACTTCACCGTCAACCACCACCACGCGATCACCGTGCACCCGGACCGCGTCGACCTGGTGTCGGTGATCGACCTCGCCGAGATCCCGACGCTCCAGGAACGCCCCGCCGCGCAACCTGCCTACGCCTCCCGCGAGTGCGACGCCGTGCGGCGGGGCGTGGAGCTGCGGGTGGACGGCGGCGCGGTCGCGCTGACCGCCCGTTCGGCGGCCGTCGAGTCGCCCGCCGGCGAAGCGGGACTCACCACCACCCGCCTGACCTGCTCGTTCACCGCGCCCGCCGACCTCGACCGGACGGCGGTGCTCGACGTGCGCGACGCGTACCGCGGCGACCGGGTCGGCTGGCACGAGATGACCGCCGTCGGGGACGGCACAGCGCTGGTCGATCCCCCCGTGCCGGCGTCGAGCACCAGCGACACCCTGCGCGCCTACCCGGACGACCTGCTGTCCGACCCGCTCGACGTGCGGTCGGTCAGCCTGCGCGTCGAGCCCGGCACGTCCACCGCGTCGGGCGCGGTCGCCGGACCGGGCGGCACCTCGCTGCTCGGCACCGCGACCCGCGCGTTCACCGACATCGTCGGCGAACAGGACCTCACCCCGCTGGTCGGGATGCTCGCCGTGCTGCTGGCGCTGCTGCTGGGCGCGTCGCACGCGGCGCTGCCCGGACACGGCAAGACGGTGATCGCCGCCTACCTCGCCGGTCGTGAGGGCACCGCCCGGGACGCGGTGGCGGTCGGGGCGACCGTCACCCTCACCCACACCCTCGGTGTGCTCGTCATCGGCCTGCTGATCAGCGCCACCAGCACCCTGGCGGGCGAGTCGCTCCTGCGGGTCCTGGGCATCCTCAGCGGCCTCCTGGTCGCCACCATCGGGACCGTTCTGCTGCGCTCCGCCCTGCGCACCGGACATCCCGCACTCGTCGTCCAGGGACACGGCCACGGGCACGGACACGGCCACGGGCACGGACATGGACATGGGCACGGGCGTCGGGTGGGTCGTTCGGGTCTGGTCGGCATGGGGATCGCGGGCGGACTCGTCCCCAGCCCGTCCGCCCTGGTCGTCCTGCTCGGTGCGGTCGCCCTCGGCCGCACCTGGTTCGGCGTGCTGCTCGTGATCGCCTACGGGATCGGCATGGCCGCCACCCTCGTCGCAGTCGGCCTGCTCCTGGTCCGCCTGCGCGACCGGCTCGCCGCCGTCGAACGCCTCCGCGACCGCTTCACCGCACTCCCAGCGCTGACCGCCGCGCTCGTCCTCCTCGTCGGCCTCGGGCTGACCCTGCGCGCCGCACTCGGATAG